The following are from one region of the Bacteroidales bacterium genome:
- the gldN gene encoding gliding motility protein GldN, whose amino-acid sequence MKKLLLFLVLFMLVASASTFAQQMLNTPPRDGVVDKADKLEKKPIPYPWIRQADYVWEKRIWRVIDLREKMNQPMYFPETPHNNWKSFMTVLMDAMKEGSITAYDASSVTDEFIIPLSFKEIMAKVEKADTMQLQRDYPPYDFYDTVIVKKFQPTDVKKFRIKEDWFFDKQRSMMEVRIIGICPIVDQLDSKGDFKGTKPLFWIYFPEARPIFAKSEVFNRFNGAAKMTYDDFFWKRMFSSYIYKEDNTYDRIIAEYALGIDAMLESERIKSDLFNFEQQLWEY is encoded by the coding sequence ATGAAGAAATTGCTTTTATTCCTGGTACTGTTTATGCTGGTTGCGTCTGCAAGTACCTTTGCTCAGCAAATGCTGAACACTCCGCCTAGAGATGGAGTGGTTGACAAGGCTGACAAACTTGAAAAGAAGCCGATTCCATATCCCTGGATCCGTCAGGCTGATTACGTCTGGGAAAAAAGGATCTGGCGGGTAATCGACCTTAGGGAAAAGATGAATCAACCCATGTATTTCCCTGAAACTCCTCATAATAACTGGAAAAGTTTCATGACCGTTCTTATGGATGCCATGAAAGAAGGTAGTATTACTGCTTATGATGCTTCCTCTGTTACTGATGAGTTTATTATCCCCTTATCTTTCAAGGAGATCATGGCAAAGGTTGAGAAAGCTGATACCATGCAATTACAGCGTGACTATCCGCCATACGATTTTTATGATACCGTTATCGTAAAGAAGTTCCAACCTACTGATGTAAAGAAATTCAGGATCAAGGAAGACTGGTTCTTCGATAAACAGAGATCTATGATGGAAGTGCGCATCATTGGCATTTGCCCGATCGTTGATCAGCTGGATTCCAAAGGTGATTTTAAAGGTACCAAACCATTGTTCTGGATCTATTTCCCGGAAGCCCGTCCCATTTTTGCTAAATCTGAAGTGTTTAACCGCTTCAATGGTGCTGCTAAAATGACCTATGACGACTTTTTCTGGAAACGTATGTTTAGCAGCTATATCTATAAGGAGGATAATACCTACGATAGAATCATTGCTGAATATGCACTTGGTATAGATGCCATGCTGGAATCAGAAAGAATCAAGAGCGATCTCTTTAACTTCGAACAACAACTCTGGGAATACTAA
- the recG gene encoding ATP-dependent DNA helicase RecG: protein MSIDLLDTPIEYLKGVGPKRAEWMRKELNISTYYDLLTYYPFRYIDRSRILKIREVNSDTAYIQVKGKITDLQLIGKGGGMRYVMTLKDDSGAMELIWFQGISWIKDKYPLGSEVIAFGKPALFSGRFNMAHPELELAAEYYASPADPLHPLYNTSEKIKQKGINSRVLSKMAKGLISQLQGSIPETLPASILQDYKLISRESAFLNIHYPTNLEILGKAEARLKFEELFFIQLRLLRYKLSRTQRVRGVVFEHVGAIFNEFYHKFLPFELTNAQKKVIREIRTDLGSGRQMNRLLQGDVGSGKTLVALMCMLIALDNGFQACLMAPTEILATQHYKTISRFLQGMDVKVDLLTGSTKNAQRKVMHKLLQSGELHILIGTHALIEDTVQFNQLGLVVIDEQHRFGVEQRARLWSKSETPPHVLVMTATPIPRTLAMTVYGDLDYSVIDELPPGRKPIKTYHFYENGHEKVFNFMKQQIATGRQIYVVYPLIEESETLDLKNLQEGYELLEQIFPPSSYKLSMVHGRMKPEEKEKEMQKFLLGETQIMVATTVIEVGVDVPNASVMVIENAERFGLSQLHQLRGRVGRGADQSHCILMTGFKVSSDAKIRIETMVRTNDGFEISDVDLKLRGPGDLEGTQQSGVMDLKIANIIKDEAVLRIARQHAQKVLEEDPGLNLEKNRKIANHLAFLTRKKTDWAMIS from the coding sequence ATGTCCATAGACCTGCTCGATACTCCCATTGAATACCTGAAAGGGGTTGGCCCCAAACGGGCAGAATGGATGCGAAAGGAACTCAACATCTCTACCTATTATGACCTGCTCACCTATTATCCCTTCCGGTATATCGATCGAAGCCGTATCCTTAAAATTCGGGAAGTAAATAGTGATACCGCTTACATCCAGGTAAAAGGTAAAATTACCGATCTGCAATTGATCGGAAAGGGGGGTGGGATGCGCTACGTCATGACGTTAAAGGATGATTCGGGCGCTATGGAATTAATCTGGTTCCAGGGAATCTCATGGATCAAAGACAAATATCCCCTTGGTTCTGAAGTTATAGCTTTTGGTAAGCCTGCCCTTTTTAGTGGTAGGTTTAATATGGCACACCCTGAACTCGAACTCGCTGCTGAATATTATGCCAGTCCGGCAGATCCCTTGCACCCTTTATATAATACTTCAGAGAAAATTAAACAGAAGGGAATCAATAGCCGTGTCCTCTCTAAAATGGCTAAAGGACTGATATCCCAATTGCAGGGTAGCATACCCGAAACCCTTCCTGCTTCCATTCTCCAGGATTATAAACTTATTTCCCGGGAATCCGCTTTTCTGAATATCCATTATCCTACGAACCTGGAAATACTTGGAAAAGCTGAAGCCCGGCTGAAATTTGAGGAATTGTTTTTTATCCAGTTACGATTATTACGCTATAAACTCAGCAGGACACAAAGGGTAAGAGGGGTTGTATTTGAACATGTAGGCGCTATTTTCAATGAATTCTACCATAAATTTCTGCCTTTTGAACTTACAAATGCCCAAAAGAAAGTGATCCGTGAGATCAGGACTGACCTGGGTTCCGGCCGTCAAATGAACAGGTTGCTTCAAGGGGATGTTGGGAGTGGCAAAACACTGGTAGCCCTGATGTGTATGCTTATTGCCCTTGACAATGGATTCCAGGCCTGCCTGATGGCCCCGACAGAGATCCTTGCCACTCAACATTATAAAACCATTTCACGTTTTCTGCAGGGAATGGATGTAAAGGTGGACTTATTAACAGGCAGTACTAAAAATGCCCAGCGAAAAGTAATGCATAAACTGCTTCAAAGCGGGGAATTACATATCCTGATTGGTACCCATGCATTGATAGAAGACACCGTTCAGTTCAATCAACTGGGTTTAGTGGTAATTGATGAACAGCATCGTTTTGGAGTTGAACAGCGTGCAAGGTTGTGGAGTAAAAGCGAAACCCCGCCTCATGTGCTGGTTATGACTGCAACCCCTATTCCCCGTACCCTGGCTATGACCGTTTATGGAGACCTCGATTATTCAGTTATTGATGAGTTACCTCCTGGAAGGAAACCTATTAAAACCTACCATTTCTATGAAAATGGACATGAAAAGGTCTTCAATTTCATGAAACAGCAAATTGCAACAGGGAGGCAGATTTATGTCGTTTACCCCTTGATTGAAGAGTCTGAAACCCTTGACCTCAAAAATCTCCAGGAAGGATATGAATTGCTGGAACAAATTTTTCCTCCTTCTTCATATAAACTCTCAATGGTTCATGGGAGGATGAAACCTGAAGAGAAGGAAAAAGAGATGCAAAAGTTCCTGCTTGGTGAGACGCAAATTATGGTTGCAACCACGGTAATTGAAGTAGGAGTGGATGTTCCGAATGCTTCTGTTATGGTGATTGAGAATGCTGAACGTTTCGGTCTTTCACAATTGCATCAGCTCCGGGGCAGAGTGGGACGTGGTGCAGATCAATCGCATTGTATCCTGATGACCGGCTTCAAAGTTTCTTCCGATGCGAAAATCCGTATTGAAACCATGGTGCGTACAAACGACGGATTTGAAATCTCTGATGTGGATTTGAAACTACGCGGGCCTGGTGACCTGGAGGGCACCCAGCAGAGCGGTGTTATGGACCTTAAAATAGCCAATATTATAAAAGATGAAGCTGTGCTCAGGATTGCCCGTCAGCACGCGCAGAAGGTCCTGGAAGAAGATCCCGGGTTAAACCTGGAAAAAAACCGTAAAATCGCTAATCACCTTGCTTTTCTTACCCGAAAGAAAACAGATTGGGCCATGATAAGTTAG
- a CDS encoding YitT family protein — MQIQSEKVFSRKWFLSYTLIILGSFILAAGFVFFISPYRIVPGGVYGIAIVIHHMTKGMFDWAPEGLPIGLMGLIMNIPLTIIGVKVLGPRFGIKTVVGFVLSSVFMDGITYFWGEAPLVVGDALLSSIFGGVLVGIGLGMIFKAKATSGGSDIIAMIIAKYTSLPLGQLMIYVDSVIVLIGLVVFADWKIPLYSWIVIFVTGKVIDVVLQGISYDKTLFIISEKYEEIRERIIVDLNRGGTYIPGKGMFNGSDKTIIFTVVNRREMAILEEFIHKIDPHAFVTVLEANEILGEGFKSLKEKIEE, encoded by the coding sequence ATGCAAATCCAGTCAGAAAAAGTATTTTCCAGGAAGTGGTTCCTGAGCTATACCCTGATAATCCTTGGCTCATTTATCCTGGCTGCAGGGTTTGTGTTTTTCATTTCTCCTTATCGCATTGTACCGGGAGGGGTATATGGGATTGCCATCGTCATTCACCACATGACTAAAGGAATGTTTGACTGGGCTCCGGAGGGACTTCCTATAGGATTGATGGGTTTAATTATGAATATCCCGCTCACCATTATTGGAGTTAAAGTATTGGGACCCAGATTCGGGATAAAGACAGTGGTTGGATTTGTTCTTTCTTCTGTTTTTATGGATGGAATCACCTATTTCTGGGGAGAGGCTCCATTGGTAGTGGGAGATGCTCTCCTGTCTTCAATCTTTGGCGGCGTTCTGGTAGGTATAGGATTAGGCATGATTTTCAAAGCCAAAGCTACTTCCGGGGGCTCAGATATTATCGCTATGATTATAGCAAAATATACAAGTCTGCCATTGGGGCAATTAATGATTTATGTTGATTCGGTGATTGTACTTATCGGACTTGTCGTATTTGCCGACTGGAAAATCCCTTTGTACTCCTGGATAGTGATCTTTGTAACCGGAAAAGTGATTGATGTTGTTTTACAAGGAATCAGCTACGATAAGACCCTGTTTATCATTTCAGAAAAATATGAAGAGATCAGGGAAAGAATCATTGTAGACCTGAATCGCGGGGGTACCTATATTCCGGGGAAAGGAATGTTTAATGGCTCTGATAAAACCATTATCTTCACCGTAGTGAACAGAAGAGAGATGGCTATACTTGAAGAATTCATCCATAAAATTGATCCGCATGCATTTGTAACAGTTCTTGAAGCCAATGAGATCCTGGGTGAAGGTTTTAAATCGCTAAAAGAAAAGATTGAAGAATAA
- the gldM gene encoding gliding motility protein GldM: protein MAGYKETPRQKMIAMMYLVLTALLALNVSVEILNAFLVVNDSMETTNQIFGKKTESLYGQFEKQNLQNPDKVGPFYNKAKEVKKLSEEMKQYIINLKYDMIAFSERIPLEEAKKSTLRELKGKDKYDQTTAFFIGTSEDGSKGKSRELKDKIIKYKSDIIKLVDADKRDMIKIGLDTDGPFYNASGKKQNWEMYNFYRTILAADVTILNKLIAEVQNAEQDVVTHFMSQIGATDFKIDQVGATVVPKSQYVFMGDSYEAEVFVTAMDTKQDFTANIGGRGYSSEGGKVKVQLPATAPGEKKVTGNVMFKSPDGEIKPYPVEFTYIVAPPSLTVAPTKMNVLYASVDNPVSISAGGVSDAQITANISQGSLVRTASGWVARVTQPGKAIVSVTAKVGDKVKPMGSFEFRVKNVPSPNAFIANTDGGTVAREVLAASALIPRMPADFDFDLNFVITSYTFSGNRKGDVIDYKGVGNKLSEDMRTFIKECKRGSKVSFEDIYAKGPDGKNRKLNSIIITIQ from the coding sequence ATGGCTGGATATAAAGAGACGCCAAGACAAAAAATGATCGCGATGATGTATTTAGTGCTCACAGCGCTGCTGGCACTGAATGTATCTGTAGAGATCCTGAATGCATTCCTGGTCGTTAATGATAGCATGGAAACCACGAACCAGATATTTGGAAAAAAGACAGAAAGCCTTTACGGGCAATTTGAAAAACAGAATCTCCAGAACCCTGATAAAGTTGGCCCATTCTATAACAAGGCCAAAGAGGTAAAAAAGCTTTCAGAAGAAATGAAGCAATATATCATCAATCTCAAGTATGATATGATTGCCTTCTCCGAAAGAATCCCTCTTGAAGAAGCTAAAAAATCTACTTTAAGGGAACTTAAAGGAAAAGATAAATACGACCAGACCACCGCTTTTTTTATCGGTACTTCCGAAGATGGTTCTAAAGGTAAATCCCGTGAACTGAAAGATAAGATCATCAAATATAAAAGTGACATTATCAAACTGGTTGATGCAGATAAAAGGGATATGATCAAAATAGGCCTTGATACTGATGGGCCATTTTACAACGCCAGCGGGAAAAAGCAGAACTGGGAAATGTATAACTTCTACCGTACCATTCTTGCGGCTGATGTAACTATCCTTAATAAGCTGATTGCTGAAGTTCAGAATGCTGAACAGGATGTTGTAACCCATTTTATGAGCCAGATTGGTGCTACCGATTTCAAGATTGACCAGGTAGGAGCTACCGTAGTTCCGAAAAGTCAGTATGTTTTCATGGGAGACAGCTATGAAGCTGAAGTTTTCGTAACTGCCATGGATACCAAGCAGGATTTTACTGCGAATATTGGTGGACGTGGTTACAGTAGTGAAGGCGGAAAAGTAAAAGTTCAACTTCCTGCAACCGCTCCCGGAGAAAAGAAAGTAACCGGTAATGTGATGTTTAAATCACCTGATGGCGAGATTAAACCTTACCCGGTTGAGTTCACTTATATCGTGGCTCCTCCATCACTCACAGTCGCTCCAACCAAAATGAATGTATTGTATGCTTCTGTGGATAACCCGGTTTCTATCTCTGCCGGTGGTGTATCAGATGCACAAATCACTGCGAATATTTCCCAGGGAAGCCTGGTTCGTACTGCCAGTGGATGGGTGGCTCGTGTTACCCAGCCTGGAAAAGCCATTGTTTCAGTTACCGCTAAGGTTGGAGATAAAGTGAAACCTATGGGTTCCTTCGAATTCAGGGTGAAAAATGTTCCTTCTCCTAATGCCTTTATAGCCAATACTGATGGGGGTACCGTAGCAAGGGAAGTTCTTGCAGCTTCCGCATTAATACCTCGTATGCCTGCTGACTTCGATTTTGACCTGAACTTTGTGATCACATCATACACCTTCTCTGGTAACCGAAAGGGAGATGTCATTGATTACAAAGGTGTCGGGAACAAACTTTCAGAAGATATGCGGACTTTTATCAAGGAATGTAAACGTGGATCTAAGGTATCATTTGAAGATATTTATGCCAAGGGTCCTGATGGTAAAAACCGCAAACTTAACTCGATCATCATCACTATTCAATAA
- the gldL gene encoding gliding motility protein GldL, producing the protein MSLSSFVSSRFYKNFMSKVYGWGAALVIMGALFKINHYTGADIMLIIGLTTEALIFFFSAFEPPHVEPDWSLVYPELAGMYHGGAGTPGAAPRKGQTGKTVSQDLDDMLSKAKIGPELIESLGDGMRKMSENVGKMSDITSTAVATDEFTKSVKDASKSAGELSNSYKKTAEVLNQDASTVGEFSNSVKSAATSAGTLATVYTEVSAAIKKEMSATEQFSNTMAMATESANKLAQKYNQSAELLGKSAEALNFSALDSKSYNEQLQKISKNLTALNAIYELQLQSSNEQIESTNKLRTTVNTFLASMSDSSGNMTKYKEEIDQLTKRVSALNQVYGNMLTAMNVNMNK; encoded by the coding sequence ATGAGTTTATCAAGTTTCGTTTCAAGCAGATTTTATAAGAATTTCATGTCCAAAGTGTATGGATGGGGAGCTGCCCTTGTTATCATGGGTGCACTTTTCAAAATCAACCATTACACTGGGGCAGATATCATGCTCATCATTGGTTTGACTACAGAAGCGCTGATCTTCTTCTTCTCTGCTTTTGAACCTCCTCACGTAGAACCCGATTGGAGTCTTGTGTATCCCGAATTAGCCGGAATGTACCACGGTGGTGCCGGTACCCCGGGAGCAGCTCCCAGAAAAGGTCAAACCGGGAAAACCGTTTCCCAGGATCTGGATGATATGCTCAGCAAAGCTAAAATTGGTCCTGAACTTATTGAAAGCTTAGGCGATGGTATGCGTAAGATGAGTGAGAATGTTGGTAAAATGTCTGACATCACAAGCACAGCTGTGGCTACCGATGAATTTACCAAATCTGTTAAAGATGCCAGTAAGTCAGCAGGTGAACTAAGCAACTCCTATAAGAAAACCGCTGAAGTCCTGAACCAGGATGCTTCCACTGTGGGTGAATTCTCAAATAGCGTGAAATCTGCTGCAACCTCAGCCGGAACCCTTGCTACCGTTTATACTGAAGTTTCTGCCGCTATCAAGAAAGAAATGTCAGCAACAGAGCAGTTCTCCAATACAATGGCTATGGCTACGGAATCTGCCAATAAACTTGCTCAAAAGTATAATCAGAGTGCAGAATTGCTTGGAAAATCTGCTGAAGCCCTTAACTTCAGTGCTCTTGATTCAAAATCATATAATGAGCAGCTCCAGAAGATTTCAAAAAATCTTACTGCTCTCAATGCAATATACGAATTACAGCTTCAGAGTTCCAATGAACAGATCGAATCAACCAATAAGCTCAGGACTACTGTTAATACCTTCCTGGCAAGCATGAGTGATTCCTCCGGTAATATGACCAAATACAAGGAAGAAATTGACCAACTTACCAAGCGCGTCTCTGCCCTGAACCAGGTATATGGAAATATGCTCACTGCCATGAATGTTAACATGAACAAGTAA
- a CDS encoding type IX secretion system membrane protein PorP/SprF: MLNKISTHILFCAMLLVSLWGGSLSAQQEPQFTQNMFNLSSVNPGHFGMTEGICVTGLLREQWLGFKDDNGNKVAPETFVVSADAPIRLLHGGVGLSIVQDKYGFFKDMTLKIGYAYHTTKGATRMGFGINGSFLNKSVDFGDNLQVVNPDDPAITGFTSSEGVIFTDLSAGFYMAAPKYYLSASSTQLLESSKFLAKSGQTGQFKLRRHYYLTGGYDFTFPAFPGYVLTPSLYLKSDGNTMQADVNALATYNKKIWGGASYRINDAFALMVGFKFNDIDVGYSYDVPTSRVGATGSHEIMVRYIFKIEREKVRTGYRNTRFL, translated from the coding sequence ATGCTGAATAAGATTTCTACCCATATACTTTTTTGTGCCATGCTGCTAGTCTCCTTATGGGGTGGAAGTTTATCCGCCCAGCAGGAACCGCAGTTTACGCAAAATATGTTCAATCTGTCATCGGTCAACCCTGGCCATTTTGGTATGACAGAAGGAATATGTGTTACCGGATTATTGAGGGAACAGTGGTTGGGATTCAAAGATGACAATGGGAATAAAGTAGCTCCTGAAACTTTTGTGGTTTCGGCGGATGCTCCGATCCGTTTACTTCATGGAGGGGTTGGGCTTTCAATTGTGCAGGATAAATACGGCTTTTTCAAAGATATGACCCTGAAAATCGGGTATGCTTATCATACGACCAAAGGAGCAACAAGGATGGGTTTCGGTATCAACGGAAGTTTTCTGAATAAATCAGTGGATTTCGGGGATAACTTACAGGTGGTAAATCCTGATGATCCGGCGATAACCGGGTTTACTTCTTCCGAAGGGGTAATTTTCACTGACCTTTCTGCCGGTTTCTATATGGCAGCACCAAAATATTATTTATCTGCTTCTTCCACTCAATTGCTGGAGTCCTCAAAATTCCTGGCAAAATCAGGGCAAACCGGACAGTTCAAACTGCGCAGGCATTATTACCTGACAGGAGGTTATGACTTTACTTTCCCGGCATTCCCGGGATACGTCCTTACCCCATCTCTTTATCTGAAATCGGATGGGAACACTATGCAGGCCGATGTGAATGCATTGGCGACCTATAACAAAAAAATATGGGGAGGGGCAAGCTATCGCATCAATGATGCATTTGCTTTAATGGTAGGCTTTAAATTTAACGATATTGATGTCGGATATTCATATGATGTTCCAACTTCAAGGGTAGGAGCAACAGGAAGTCACGAAATTATGGTCAGGTATATTTTCAAGATCGAAAGGGAAAAAGTTAGAACAGGTTATCGGAATACAAGATTCTTATAA
- a CDS encoding SUMF1/EgtB/PvdO family nonheme iron enzyme gives MKKLLFISLVIILMASCRNTGNGELIGVEKREKFYQPDPFGMTYVPMGSYTMGSGDQDVPYAHLNNPRTITVTAFWMDETEITNNEYRQFVYWVRDSIARRILGEVNAEEFLISENKKTGETYDPPFLNWDAEIDWTAEENRESLEQMFLPDHERYFRKKEIDTRKLFYEYYFVDLLAASKKDYNQAGDSKNASFANRPQGMKDRSVYVRKEVINIYPDTLAWLHDYAYSYNDPMAQRYFWHPAYDNYPVVGVDWKQASAFCVWRTRLLESFHARRKSAIPNEFRLPTEAEWEWAARGGNTLSPYPWGGPYTRNDKGCFLANFKPLRGNYIDDGGARPIVVAHYPANDFGLYDMSGNVSEWCADAWDESANQFTWDMNPTYLYNAKEDDPPALKRKLVRGGSWKDIAYYLQVSTRNYEYQDSSKCYIGFRCVQDFMGRQKDDNPSRASRIYN, from the coding sequence ATGAAGAAACTGCTTTTCATTTCTCTTGTGATCATTCTCATGGCTAGTTGTCGAAATACCGGAAACGGTGAATTGATCGGCGTTGAGAAAAGGGAAAAGTTCTATCAACCCGATCCATTCGGTATGACTTATGTTCCTATGGGAAGTTATACAATGGGTTCGGGAGATCAGGATGTACCCTATGCACATCTCAACAATCCCAGGACCATTACGGTTACTGCATTCTGGATGGATGAAACTGAAATCACGAATAATGAGTACCGCCAGTTTGTATACTGGGTTCGTGATTCCATCGCCCGCAGGATTCTTGGGGAGGTAAATGCAGAAGAATTCCTCATCTCTGAAAATAAGAAAACAGGAGAAACCTATGATCCTCCTTTCCTTAACTGGGATGCAGAAATTGACTGGACTGCCGAAGAAAACCGGGAATCCCTGGAACAGATGTTCCTTCCCGATCATGAAAGGTACTTCAGGAAGAAAGAAATTGATACCAGGAAATTATTCTACGAATATTACTTCGTTGATCTTTTAGCAGCTTCGAAAAAAGACTATAACCAGGCCGGTGATTCAAAAAATGCCTCTTTCGCCAATCGTCCTCAGGGAATGAAAGATCGTTCAGTATATGTCAGGAAAGAAGTGATAAATATTTATCCTGATACCCTTGCCTGGTTGCATGACTATGCCTACAGTTACAACGATCCTATGGCTCAAAGATACTTCTGGCATCCTGCTTACGATAATTATCCCGTTGTTGGTGTTGATTGGAAACAGGCTTCTGCTTTCTGTGTTTGGCGTACCCGACTTCTTGAGTCATTCCATGCCCGTCGTAAGAGCGCTATCCCCAATGAATTCAGACTTCCTACCGAAGCTGAGTGGGAATGGGCTGCACGTGGCGGAAATACATTGTCTCCATATCCATGGGGAGGTCCTTATACCCGTAACGACAAAGGCTGTTTCCTTGCTAACTTCAAACCACTTCGCGGGAATTATATAGATGATGGCGGTGCTCGTCCGATAGTAGTTGCTCATTACCCGGCTAACGATTTTGGCCTGTATGATATGTCAGGAAACGTTTCTGAATGGTGTGCCGATGCATGGGATGAATCAGCCAACCAGTTTACCTGGGATATGAACCCTACCTATCTTTATAATGCTAAGGAAGATGATCCCCCAGCTCTCAAAAGGAAACTCGTTCGTGGAGGTTCATGGAAGGATATCGCCTATTATCTTCAGGTATCAACCAGGAATTATGAATATCAGGATTCATCCAAATGTTATATTGGTTTCCGCTGCGTTCAGGACTTTATGGGCCGTCAGAAAGATGACAATCCTTCCCGGGCTTCAAGAATTTATAATTAA
- a CDS encoding pseudouridine synthase, translating to MSHKHFMIHKPYGYLCQFVCELSKKKLLGELYDFPEGTMAIGRLDEESEGLLLLTTDGMMSERMREKSIEKEYYAQVDGLITDKALQMLQTGVEIGIRDVKYITKPCKVQRLDPQPEFAPRTKKLRDDRHGPTIWISLILTEGKYRQVRKMTAAAGFPTLRLIRVRVGKFQLGDLKPGEVKELSDIDFI from the coding sequence ATGAGCCATAAGCATTTCATGATCCATAAACCTTATGGCTATCTCTGTCAGTTTGTATGTGAACTGAGCAAAAAAAAGCTTTTAGGAGAACTCTATGATTTCCCTGAAGGGACAATGGCTATCGGCCGCCTCGATGAAGAGAGTGAGGGATTGCTTTTACTTACAACCGACGGGATGATGAGTGAAAGGATGCGTGAAAAGAGTATTGAAAAAGAATATTATGCCCAGGTAGATGGCCTCATTACTGATAAAGCACTTCAGATGCTGCAAACCGGTGTGGAGATAGGGATCAGGGATGTGAAATATATAACCAAACCTTGCAAAGTTCAGCGGCTGGATCCTCAACCTGAATTTGCCCCCAGAACAAAAAAGCTTCGTGACGACAGGCATGGGCCTACTATTTGGATTTCACTCATCTTAACAGAAGGGAAATACAGGCAGGTAAGGAAAATGACTGCTGCAGCAGGATTCCCTACTTTACGACTAATACGGGTAAGGGTTGGCAAGTTCCAACTCGGTGACTTAAAACCAGGGGAGGTTAAGGAATTATCGGATATTGATTTTATCTAA
- a CDS encoding nuclear transport factor 2 family protein: protein MKAKLTFIFMILSLISSMGFAQNILKISNDSLAVISAALDYADGFYSGDAERMERALHPDLNKVCPVTMTQTGKSYLMYSTFSGLIELTRAKAGALPEAKRKIRVDVLKMNDNVACARIMSANFNDYLQLVKIDEQWKIINALWTWGEDSPNKKPLADYKGANERKEIEQTVNDLFEGIYSSNAMVVESKIHPEFQRATLIQMPSTGGYMIQRDAAGALIEATRAGLGALDREKWNISVQMLDCMDGLAVVELKLPTGWSYCQLAKIEGQWKIINILRKPAR from the coding sequence ATGAAAGCCAAATTAACATTCATCTTCATGATTTTGAGCCTGATTTCATCAATGGGATTCGCTCAGAATATTCTCAAAATTTCTAATGATTCATTGGCTGTAATTTCTGCAGCATTGGATTATGCAGACGGATTTTACTCAGGCGATGCTGAAAGGATGGAAAGAGCTCTGCACCCCGACCTGAATAAAGTCTGTCCGGTTACCATGACTCAGACGGGTAAGAGTTACCTGATGTATTCCACTTTTTCCGGGTTGATTGAGCTTACCCGCGCGAAAGCAGGGGCCTTGCCTGAAGCAAAAAGGAAAATCAGGGTGGATGTTTTAAAGATGAACGATAATGTAGCTTGTGCCAGGATAATGTCTGCTAATTTTAATGATTACCTTCAGTTGGTCAAGATCGATGAACAATGGAAGATCATCAATGCACTCTGGACCTGGGGAGAGGATTCGCCAAACAAGAAGCCTTTAGCCGATTATAAAGGTGCCAATGAGAGAAAGGAGATTGAGCAGACCGTGAACGACCTGTTCGAAGGGATTTATTCTTCCAATGCCATGGTTGTAGAAAGTAAAATTCATCCTGAATTTCAGAGAGCTACCCTGATTCAGATGCCTTCAACAGGAGGGTATATGATTCAGAGAGATGCTGCAGGGGCTTTGATTGAAGCTACACGGGCCGGATTAGGTGCACTTGATCGCGAAAAATGGAACATCTCTGTTCAAATGCTTGATTGTATGGATGGTCTTGCCGTTGTTGAGTTGAAACTACCCACTGGCTGGAGCTATTGCCAGCTTGCAAAGATTGAGGGCCAATGGAAAATCATCAACATCTTAAGGAAGCCTGCCCGGTAG